In Cydia amplana chromosome 2, ilCydAmpl1.1, whole genome shotgun sequence, the following proteins share a genomic window:
- the LOC134660009 gene encoding facilitated trehalose transporter Tret1-like, with amino-acid sequence MTGNDNSSKKVSVYKQWIVGFIASTTMLTYGMQSGWVSPAITVLQSASSPAGYPLSDYDISLIASGISVLATFTAVIYGYISDSIGRRWTLVVIVIPQIICFALKLVSAHPVCLMVSQALAGVAGGGVFTVAPIYIKEIAQDSLRGVLGSSGMFLGFLGQLIMYAMGGYMSYYTILWIVVWLPILNLIVLFKIPETPAFLIKKGKVEEATKVMAWLRGVEENDKELERDISIAKNEIATYENLPAVSWKTILSNKISRKALCLSFLALTLLDLGGNYAIIAYASVILKDSGVTISPELQALSFPALLALGCLLSVFTVEKFGRKPLMITSAILIGVPLAILGTLLLIQQNGGSFPSWLSVVCISACLYASGLLYPIPYVVMSEIFSIELRTKVLGVIVTSGWLFCALQAVLFTPISEYFGRHTLFFGFACVNFIGAGLVYITMPETKGKTVEQIEKEFGSRK; translated from the exons CATCGACAACCATGCTAACATACGGGATGCAAAGCGGCTGGGTGTCGCCTGCCATCACCGTGTTGCAGTCAGCGAGCAGCCCCGCTGGCTACCCCCTGTCCGACTACGACATCTCGTTAATCGCTAGTGGCATTAGTGTCCTAGCCACATTCACAGCGGTTATATACGGATACATATCGGACTCTATTGGTCGACGCTGGACATTGGTCGTTATAGTCATTCCACAGATT ATATGTTTTGCATTGAAGCTTGTGTCAGCTCACCCTGTCTGCCTCATGGTGTCCCAGGCCCTGGCGGGCGTCGCCGGCGGAGGCGTGTTCACTGTCGCCCCTATATACATCAAGGAAATCGCACAGGACTCCTTGAGAGGCGTTCTGGGATCCTCCGGAATGTTTTTAGGG TTTCTCGGTCAGCTGATAATGTATGCAATGGGAGGATACATGAGCTATTACACTATACTCTGGATAGTAGTGTGGCTgcctattcttaatttaatcGTGCTATTTAAAATACCGGAAACACCAGCTTTCTTaattaaaaaaggaaaagttGAG gaaGCCACAAAAGTGATGGCGTGGCTGAGAGGAGTGGAAGAAAATGACAAAGAACTGGAGAGAGACATTTCAATTGCCAAAAATGAAATAGCCACATACGAAAATTTACCAGCAGTATCATGGAAGActattt TATCAAACAAGATATCAAGAAAAGCTCTTTGTTTATCTTTTCTTGCACTCACATTGCTGGACTTGGGAGGAAATTACGCGATCATAGCTTATGCTTCAGTAATTCTTAAAGACTCCGGAGTGACAATTTCTCCAGAATTGCAAGCATTGTCTTTCCCTGCCCTTTTGGCACTAGGATGTTTGTTATCAGTTTTCACCGTGGAAAAATTTGGAAGAAAG CCTTTAATGATAACAAGTGCAATTTTAATCGGAGTACCTTTAGCGATATTAGGAACACTGCTTCTCATACAACAGAATGGAGGTTCCTTTCCGTCTTGGTTATCAGTTGTTTGTATAAGCGCATGCTTGTATGCGAGCGGACTGCTATATCCGATACCATATGTGGTCATGTCGGAAATTTTCAGCATAGAG CTGAGAACAAAAGTACTTGGTGTTATCGTGACATCCGGTTGGCTGTTCTGCGCGTTACAGGCTGTCCTGTTCACACCAATATCCGAATATTTCGGGAGACATACTTTGTTCTTCGGTTTTGCCTGCGTAAACTTTATAGGAGCTGGTTTGGTGTATATAACAATGCCAGAAACGAAAGGGAAGACTGTGGAGCAGATTGAGAAAGAATTCGGAAGTAGAAAATAA